The Papaver somniferum cultivar HN1 chromosome 3, ASM357369v1, whole genome shotgun sequence genome includes a region encoding these proteins:
- the LOC113360377 gene encoding uncharacterized protein LOC113360377, with protein sequence MNIKRRGGNVGLKLDISQAYDTISWDFLVAILKKYGFSERFTNWITVLLKTTKISIILNGGPIGYFGVGRGVKQVDPLSPLLYVLVADTLSRNLTQLIQERKIQPMVIRKGIYPSYLFFADDIFIFCNGCKQSLVNLKHLLVEYQRASGQLVSASNSKFFIDGTSNIRQNQIAKYMNMELFVFPDKYLGVVLVQGKVKIEHLWSFVEMLQKRLATWIEKKYITIAWDKICAPLEKGGLGIIKFEDINKALLMKLLSRILKSNEDWAKILLAKYKDKNGHWISYYKQSSVWPGIKWILREFEENTRCLVGNGENISVWNDSWILDASINKYFPENEYIQQNIHTKVKHLIVNNTWTIPEDMLLFFSTEDLSILTNTTDKLVWTSTQDGEFYVSSAINLIRKKQPKLKWYKKIWNSCVHPSTRGAANTNENTSKRGSIFAFKNPKSFDEVVNLCKNKSSVIQELWMVYDYEIRLKGFMNNTRYDLQILKYFDIGCRKVKFSKAIEFSFFLPEPENFLFCCDGASRRNPGNAGYGFIVMDNIGRFISAKSGGLGISTNFIAEIMGTLCAMEWVVKNHKEKITINSDSTAAISSYMKNKLPWFIWNR encoded by the exons ATGAATATTAAAAGAAGAGGGGGAAATGTGGGTTTAAAACTTGACATATCTCAGGCTTATGACACTATAAGCTGGGATTTCCTAGTAGCAATATTGAAGAAATATGGTTTCTCAGAGAGATTTACAAACTGGATTACAGTTTtactaaaaacaacaaaaatttcTATAATATTGAATGGTGGACCTATTGGATATTTTGGTGTTGGAAGAGGGGTGAAACAGGTAGATCCATTATCTCCACTTCTTTATGTATTGGTTGCTGATACACTAAGTAGGAATTTGACTCAACTCATTCAGGAGAGGAAAATTCAGCCCATGGTCATCAGAAAAGGTATTTATCCATCAtatttattctttgctgatgatatttttATCTTCTGCAATGGATGTAAACAATCTCTGGTGAATCTTAAACATCTATTAGTAGAATATCAAAGAGCTTCAGGTCAACTAGTTAGTGCTTCCAACAGTAAGTTCTTCATTGATGGGACTTCTAATATAAGACAAAATCAAATTGCAAAATACATGAATATGGAATTGTTTGTCTTTCCTGATAAGTATTTGGGTGTAGTTCTTGTTCAAGGGAAAGTaaaaattgaacatctatggtcCTTTGTGGAGATGCTGCAAAAGAGACTGGCTACTTGGATTG aaaaaaaatacatcacTATTGCTTGGGATAAAATTTGTGCACCATTGGAGAAAGGAGGTCTGGGTATTATAAAATTTGAAGATATTAATAAAGCCTTACTGATGAAACTGTTATCTAGAATTCTTAAATCCAATGAAGACTGGGCAAAAATTTTGTTAgccaaatataaagataaaaatggtcACTGGATTTCATATTATAAACAATCCTCTGTCTGGCCTGGTATTAAATGGATTCTTCGGGAATTTGAGGAAAATACAAGATGCTTAGTTGGGAATGGTGAAAATATCTCTGTCTGGAATGACTCATGGATTTTGGATGCAAGCATTAATAAATACTTCCCTGAGAATGAATACATACAACAGAATATCCATACGAAGGTTAAGCATTTGATTGTCAATAATACATGGACTATTCCTGAAGATatgcttcttttcttttcaactgAAGATCTCTCTATTCTTACTAATACAACTGATAAACTAGTGTGGACTTCTACTCAAGATGGTGAATTCTATGTCTCCAGTGCTATAAATTTGATCAGAAAAAAGCAGCCTAAACTGAAGTGGTATAAGAAGATTTGGAACTCTTGTGTACATCCCTCTACAAGGGGAGCTGCAAATACTAATGAAAACACTTCTAAGAGAG GTAGCATCTTTGCTTTTAAAAATCCAAAATCTTTCGATGAAGTTGTCAATCTATGCAAGAATAAGAGTTCAGTTATTCAGGAATTGTG GATGGTTTATGATTATGAGATTAGACTTAAAGGTTTCATGAATAACACAAGATATGATCTCCAAATCCTTAAATATTTTGATATAGGTTGTAGGAAAGTGAAATTTTCTAAGGCTATAGAATTTTCATTCTTTCTTCCTGAGCCAGAAAATTTCTtattctgttgtgatggtgcttcaagAAGGAACCCTGGGAATGCTGGGTATGGTTTTATTGTCATGGATAACATTGGGAGATTCATATCAGCTAAAAGTGGAGGTCTGGGTATATCCACAAATTTCATTGCAGAGATTATGGGGACTTTGTGCGCTATGGAATGGGTTGTTAAAAACCAcaaggagaaaattactataaaCTCTGACTCCACTGCTGCCATTTCTTCTTACATGAAGAACAAATTACCTTGGTTTATATGGAATAGATGA
- the LOC113361926 gene encoding uncharacterized protein LOC113361926 codes for MLQGWFPGSLSGLFKSYEAANGYQFEYPQKILGAGLILRALGMILIPVYVVYLLDMSVLPAIAFGVSITGFFNVFGFFCVVPAIEYIFNTKVSKHKKIIRYLVEYAILFIALGESHMIFTAITIVTSLVCYVGGFFVRDPTGFTKGAVNGFIDLLLVEFFCIEFCWLNIVATIVACGLCFFARLTEEKLREH; via the coding sequence ATGTTGCAAGGTTGGTTTCCTGGAAGTTTATCTGGTCTATTCAAGTCCTATGAAGCTGCAAATGGTTACCAGTTTGAATACCCCCAGAAAATATTGGGAGCTGGTTTGATTCTGCGTGCTCTTGGTATGATTTTGATACCTGTATATGTGGTTTACCTTCTTGATATGTCTGTCTTGCCTGCTATAGCTTTTGGGGTTAGCATTACTGGGTTCTTCAATGTTTTCGGCTTTTTCTGTGTGGTTCCTGCAATTGAGTATATCTTCAACACCAAAGTTTCAAAGCACAAAAAGATAATCCGTTACTTGGTGGAGTATGCGATCTTATTCATTGCCTTAGGCGAGTCTCATATGATTTTCACAGCCATAACCATAGTAACGAGTCTGGTATGTTATGTTGGTGGATTCTTTGTTAGGGACCCTACAGGCTTTACCAAAGGAGCAGTCAATGGTTTTATTGATCTATTGTTGGTCGAATTCTTTTGCATAGAATTTTGTTGGCTCAACATTGTTGCTACTATTGTAGCATGTGGTTTGTGTTTCTTTGCTCGTTTGACAGAAGAAAAGCTAAGAGAACACTGA